The nucleotide sequence AACACCTAAGGAGGAAGTAACTGTACATGCTGTAAAAATGAAGTGTGAAACACTTCACACTTCATTTTGAACTGGTGGAAGATTAACAAGCTTATGCTTGTTAATCTTCCACTAGTGcacatacacaaaatgctgTATTGGTAATATTACTGACCAATATCAGAATTGGCATCTCATATCAGTTTTATACTCAGCATTTTATACGAGTAAGAAATTAAAAAGACGATTTTCACaatcatttgaatttaaaaagtatgaaccaattttattgtaaaaagttttcatcatGTACTTTATGCACAAAGACTGAATCAGAAGTGAATTCTTCATGCAGGCAGAAGAGCGAGTAAGAAAGATCTCCTCTGATCTGAGGCGTGAGATTGTTGATCTAGGTGGTGCAGAGAACATTATTGAGCTGCGTACAAAGAAGAATATCAAGAACAAGACTGCGGCTTCCAAACACCTAATGGATATTCCTGTGGTGAGGGAAATCCATCTGCTTTTCTTGTCTTTATTAACATTATGTGACTTTGAATATTGCATATATTCTAAGTCTTATactacagttaaagtcaaaagtttacatacaccttgtagaatatgcaaaatacgagagatcatacaaaatgcatgttattttttatttagtactgacatgaataagttattttacataaaagatgtttgcataaagtccacaaaagaaaataattcccgttcagaagtttacatacgcttgattcttaatgctgtgttgttacctgaatgatccatagctgtgtttttttgtttagtgatagttgttcatgagtcccttgtttgtcctgaacagttaaactgccatcTGTTCCTCTGagaatctttcaggtcccacaaattcttctgtttttcattgttggaaagggttaaaatacacaaaaatgctgaaaagccaaagaattgtgggacctgaaagatttttctgaagaacagcagaccgtttaactgttcagggcaaacaagggactcttaaacaactatcactaaacaaaaaaataaaaataaaaaacagctgtggatcattcaggtaacaacacagtaagaTTCAAGCATATGTCAACTTTTTAATGggttcattttttataaatgtaactattatttcctcttgtacatattcaggtcagtacatgcattttgtatgatcccttttattttgttaaaatatttaacatttttgcaaggtgtatgtaaacttttgacatcaactgtataTTATAGGTCTTTTTCCCTTTGATTAAGCATCAAAATTAATCTCTGGTGTTTTTCAGGGACCTGTGGAACCGGatgagtttttaaaagcagcGGCTCATGGAAAGATGGAAGTAGTTGAGAAATTTCTGGAAGATGGAGGAGATCCAAACACCTGTGATGAGGTGCAGTATATACAGCCTCAAATGTTCTGTCCAATGTTGTTTTAGTATCaagatattattatagttttttttttttttaaatatattttgaattttttattttggtattttttaatttaaatatttttgcttttcttttttttttttcttttttttttagatattttagtacattaactgaaaataagaaatgtttctttagcaactagctgaaataaaatatgttttttaatattttattacattttattttagttaatgtttatttcaagtaaaaatTTGTTATGGTATTAATTTTAGCTGACTAATAACTCTGATTCTCTCCCTCTGTGACTCAGCTGCTCATACAACTGTTTGTCTTAGTTCAGGAAAACCGCACTGCATCGGGCTGCTTTggaaaatcatgctaaaatagTGGAAAAATTACTGGACAAAGGAGCTGATATCAACTTTAAAGACAGGGTGAGATCAATAGAAGTGTTTGTAAAGTTAATTAGTTGTTGAAATTATGTTGCGATTGCTttgatttgctttttttgtcCTAAGTTTAGCTGGACTGCAGGGCTGTACATTGGGCTTGCAGAGGTGGTAGTCTCTCAGCACTGAAAGTCCTTCAAGACAGGGGAGCTAACATCAATGCTAGAGATAAAgtaatgattgtttttattagaagcaaaaatactgaaaagtatgtaaaaaataaGATGCCTCAAAAATCTTATTCTCTTCATGCAGCTGCTTAGTTCACCTTTGCATGTGGCCACACGGACAGGTCACAGCGACGTGGTCCAACATCTTCTAACCAGTGGAATCAATATTAATGCCAAAGACTGGGTAACATAAATAATTCATGTTCTGAACATGTAGAttataattcaatttaaatattttaagaagcTTTCCTTTCTCTTTTAAAGGAAGGAGACACGGCTCTGCATGATGCTGTCAGATTAAATCGATATAAGATTGTCAAACTCCTTATACTGGCAGGAGCCGATATGCAGATCAAGAATGTTGTAAGTACTACAGATCATACTGGACGAGGAAAAATATATGGATATATAAACACTTCATTGTTTGTTTCAGGAGGGTGTTACGGCCACTAAACAGGTGAAGCAATGGCAGTTTGACACTAAGGAGACACTGGAGAAACTGGAACAGATGAGAGAGGTTGGTCTGGCCTGACACATGGAGATGCATTGGATTCATTAGAGGCTCTGTGAACAGGTGCATGGCTAGAGAACAACCCCACCTCTATCTGAGTAACTATTTACTTTCTGTGTTAGTTAGTGGTGAAAGGTGCCTGTCCTCGCCAATTCATCACTAGACTGGATGAATGAGGGCTTAAAAGACAGTTTTATTAATCTACGTAAAATGAGGCTTGTatttagaattgtttttatttaaaaggtaTTGTAATAGCGTAAtcagaaattgtttcttgaggaaaacatttcaggatttctctctatatattggacttctatggtgcccgcagatttggacttccaaaatgcagtttaaatgcagcttcaaagggtctaacctcaaatgcttgtgttgtctagctctgcgatgtgcatgcgcagtctgtgtaatctgggtcaataaaGTTAGGGTAGTTTgacaaactcccatctcattttctcctccaacttcaaaatcatcttacatcgctgttttacctttttttgtaaaggccgtttgatcttctttgcatgttcactttctaAACACTGGtgcggtacttctgcagcgaagtaggatgattttgaagaactgtattgacccagattacacagactacgcatgcacatCGTAGAGCTagaaaagatgagcatttgaggttaaaaagtgtataaaatgtacattttttaagccctttgaagctgcatttaaacagcattttggaagttcaaacttgtgggcaccatagaagtccaatatatggagataattcctgaaatgttttccttaaaaacgatttctttacgactgaagaaagacagacatggacatcttggatgacaaggaactttctttgtttgtttcttttttgtcttttcttttttctttctttctttctttctttctttctttctttctttcaaacgtttacttacttttgaatggtagtgtatcacttttccacaaaaatattaagcagctaaaaaaaaaaaaaatcaatattgataattaatTTAGTCAGCTTTGcaacacaagaataaattacatttaaaaatatagtaaaataaaaaacagatattttcaattgtaataatagttcacattattacagtttttagtgtattttgattaaacgcagccttggtgagcgtgAGAgactttaattacattaaaaaatctgaattacttTTGacagatgtgaccctggaccacaaaaccagccattagggtcaatattttttttaattgaaaaaatcaaaaaaatcaaaatattgagaaaatcacctttaaagttgtccaaattaagctcTTAGTAATGCACAttactcatcaaaaattaagttttgatacatttacagtaggaattttacaaaatatcttcatgaaacatggtctttacttaatttcctaatgattttttgcataaaagaaaaatctataattttgacccatacaatgtatttttggctattgctacaaatataccccagcgacttaagactggttttgtggtccagggtcacaaatactataaaaaaaaaaatcatgtaacatattctaaatatttacatttacaaatttaaaatattgtgaacatttttgtgtgctgttgtgctttttattataataacatcAATACTTAATGTGGCTGCTTATATTTCTGCATTACTCAGGTGAACCTGTAACTTATgatagtgttttgttttcttttttaaatggttgATATTGGCTCTAagaaaatatttagtatttacatTAGCATTTTGACTAGTAGTTTTTCTAGCTCTGTCTTTCTGAAATGAAATTGCATgcacaaaattttatttatttttttttaaacatttaacatgctatagtttttactgtagcagtaTAAGCTCATTGCTGTGCATAGTTTCCTGATGCATCAGATGACAAGGCTTTGGGTAGAGGAAACTGATATGCCCGTGTGTGAGACATATGTCATCTGTGCTTATTATGTAATGGCAATCTGGCAGCCCGAAAGCAAACATTTGCCCCGACATATGAATCTTTATGAATCAACAATCCAGCTTTTCTTTTTGTAGTCATTCCgtgtgtgttttgctgctgCATTAGAGATGTAATCCATGACCTGGCTCATCCAGTTCACAAACTGATCTCTTGGCCGGCTGTCATGGAGGGTTTTCCTGTGTGTCACTGGCAGTCGTGCTGATAGAAACATCACACGGTGTGCCTGTGAATCACTTGTTTAAAGCACCCAGTTGTTCTATGATTAGAAAGCTTTTAGTCACACACTGCAGTGGTTTCATTTAGCGGTTGGAGCTCTGGATAAGTGTTTTGTGCCATTCTCTGCCCAGTTAATATTCTGTTAACTGATTCTTGAGACAAGAGTGACAGGCTTACATGTGTTCAGATATTAATGGTTATGTGTAATAAACTTTCTGTttgtcaaagaatcctaaaaagtcattattttcacaaaaatattagcagctgttttcagcttaataataaatgattttgagcactaaatcagcatattacaatgatttctgaaggatcatgtgacaccaaagactgatataatgatgctaaaaattcagttttgtcttcacaggaataaatagaagtttaaaatatattaaaacagaaaacaattcatttaaattgtaataattggtCACAAtcagttttttactgtatttttgatcaaataaatgcagcctaaatgcaattcaaaaacagacaaaatctTACCAAACCAACTTATGAACGGTAGTATATGTCTCATATTAATGATTGTggatttgtgtatttgaaccttaggaaaaaaaaataaaatgttatcatgacagaataagagcaaccaaaaaaaaaaaaaatgatgcaccAGATTTAGATCAGGTGGTGTtttctgacttttatttcaCTTTCTTTTTCATATCAGTCTTTTGATTCTCTGCTCAAATAAATAACAGTGCAAAATGCTTTTTGGTGTCAGTATATTTCAAATGATAGTGACTAAGGCTTTTGTCTGACACTGTGGATGATGGGAACAGTGAACCATTAGCAGTCAGTTtagaaaataaacacacattatCAGTCATCAAACATTTGAAGTGAATGTATATCTGCccaatactttttaaacaatttcaaacaggtttctgtAATGCACAagaaaaatacaactaaaacaAATGCCATAATATCCTACAATGTGTTAGTATCATATGtactcattttaaattaatgaaattaaataaatacaatattaagaCAGTTTGCTGAAAACAGTTCCTCACCGCTGTTGTATATCAGTAACAAAATTTTAATCCAGCAGTATTGACTTTTAATGCAGTAACTAAGGCAAATGTGcaataaagaaaatgttgacttgtaacacaaacaaacagtacaCTCAAACGTAAGTGATACAATCGCTGACTCACAAAGGCAAATTCAGTTCATTTACCAAAACGTATGTGTCCTTACTTGCCTCCGAAGGTGACTTGAGTGTTCCATGCCTCTATAACAAACATACAtaattttgtgatgtttttaagcCACAGAGGAAACCAAGGCAGAGCAACAATGTGAGAGAAATAGAGGTGTGTGGAATGGAAACGCTTTCATCCATCCCTGAGGGTCTGATGGGTCTCACATATTTTTGAGCTCCGTTGTTTGGTGAAGGCAGAGATCACCCCTGAACGCAGATCCACAGTCAGCTTTGACTTGTTTATATGTGACGCTGCAATCCGTAATGTATTGGGGGCCTGATCTGAAAGCCGCAGTTAGGGGTGCTCTCACTGAGGTCAGTTTGTCATACAGAGAGGCCGCGGGCAGTGGATGCTGAGTTCTTGGCTCTCTGCACCACAGCCTGACACTTTTCACGTTTCAGAAGCTTGTTGTTCTCAAACACTCCCTCATTCCGCGGAGCACCATGGGAACCATCTGGAAATGTCAGCAGCCCTATGAAAAAAAGACCACATTTATTCATGCTATAAATCTTCATGCATCCTAAATCCACatgaacaataattaaaatacaatcttgctttttttttttgttaaaaaaaattgtctggGGCTTCTGGTGTCGTCTGTTTCCAATTAATTTTAGCTCCTCAAAAATAGCTtgatatttcaaacaaattcttatccacctttttcttcaccGTGGAATTGAGTCTATAGGTAAATCCTCCAGTTCATTATCTGCTATaaggaaataacgagaagaataacaacgtgcagtaaactgtgaaactgtttgcactacaaaccagtgtcttcataattaagataaaacatcaatataatattgtaaaacacaccaattttCATCAAgtagcaaaacgagctgttttgtacagctaaaaatagctggacgcagatgagactggaatccagacccataaaatttacaaatggccacactcactcttacactcttaaaaataaaggtgctttaaaaggttctttacagcgATGCCAtgaaagaaccatttttgattccacaaagaacctttaagtcaaaggttctttaaagaaccatatctttcttacctttttagaCGTTTTTCCTGAACGCAGAAGTCACACCTGATTCTTAACCTGAAGGATGCTTTGCAATCAAATTATTGTATAGTCCATATATAGCtgataatctaatgttaaacctataaaaatgtttttaaaaagcacatggctcCATAGCGCTATCACTTTGCAATGTCGCAATGACCGTCCTTTGTCAGTGCCTCACTCCTCAAAGTTTAAAGAGTGTATATGACACAAAACTGCCAACGTTTGCAACATTACAAACAGGTGGGCGCTATATGAATGGGTTCCTATGGAGACTGGAACAGAAGAGCATCCAACCTGAAGAAAGTTTTCTTAATGGCAGTGCTCATCTTTTACTCGGGGAAAAGGTctataatctgaagaactttcTTTACCCACAAAggaccttttgtgaaacagaaaggttcttcagatgttaaaggttcttcattgaaccatttagacaaaaaggttcttctatggcattgcaaagcaactttacttttaagagtgtacactcttaaaaatgaagttgCTTTAAAGGTTGTTCACaccgatgccatagaagaacttttttggtttcacaaagaaccattcagtcaaaggttccttaaagaaccatctctttcttacctttttatgatctgaagaaccttctttcgccacaaagaaccttttgtgaaataaaaaggttcttcagattttaaaggtactttatggaaccatttaaacaaaaaatattcttctatggcattgcgaagcatctttatttttaagagtgtacaggaagaaaaaggtggatggtatttaaattttttatcaaatcatGGTTTGTACTGGTTTGTAGTGCCAATACTTTTACCATTTTATATTCTTCTAGTTATTTATGTCAGCTAAAGAATCAGAATTCTcacacattcaaaaaaaaaaaaaaaaagcttacttccgcatttcaaaacaaattggaTATGCAAGAGTAATTTTAATTCTGATTGAATTTTTCACATGCACTAATTTTCATCAGTCGGAATGAATAATAACTGTCATTTTTGCCTTGATGATATCTTATAAAAAGAAAGCTTTTTTAgcaaatatttagtaaatatttagcCAATGACAAATTCTTAAGATGTGAGACataaatgtatgcatgtatgtaagACGTAAAATGTCTGTAAACTTACAGTTCATGTCACTGCGCATATGCATtaggtatttttaaatatgatttttgaaaatagtcagattcaagcatttacatgcttatttttttcctgCTGATCAGTTTATTTCAGGTCTACACCACCTGTTTCAATCCGAATTTAAATCGCACAGAGCTTAATCAGGGGTGCGTTTCTTAAAGCACTGTTAGTTGTAAGTTGTAACTATGGTCTTAAGTTCCATCATTACTAATATTCATATCAAGTGAACATTCGCAAACTACATCGTAAAGTTATGTGGTTGGTACAGCTCTCAACCTATGGTTGGAAGCACATTTTCTTGTTAGTATGACATATAGacttaaatcatgtttttgatGACAATTGTATGGACACTTGAGGGTGCTGTAcaggaaacgcaccccaggttGACTGAGGTGTTTccattaaaggggacatcggatgcccattttccattcTAATTCTTAAAGGTCTTTAAGAAatttcttcaaaataccttggttaaaattcctcaacaGTCCTGTAAAACACCCTTttaaccttgtcaaaaacacCTCTATTCACGGAGACTGTTACGGTGcaatgtctctttaaatgataatgagcccctgctcaccccgcccctctcttccatttttgtgtgtattcgGTGGcacgttaccatcaaaaacaaaactaatccactgcatcctcagtggctctgatgtcgggagaaaatgaagattctCATGTTCACTTTaaatccaactacaaaacacctccATTGCGTATGAGATGCGCAGAAAAAAATGGCGGACAGCGTACAACCGGCTGAGGgctgaaatatgctaatacagcaCAGTCTGTCAGGTGGGGCCTAATCAAAACGGcgtgataattgagactgtttagatttttgatggattaaaaaaaaaaaaaagtaaatggatttttatcattgtagggtcaTGGTGTCATTCATatgcaaacaaaatgtaaaagtgaattttgcatccgatgtcccctttaaggcTTTTTCAGTCCGACTGAGCCATTATTCTGAAACTAAACAGTTCATCTGGGTGCATACAGTATATACGCAGCAATTGTCAATTTAAGATGGAATATTTACCATGTCCTTCTACACGACCACTTTTGAATTCTCCTTCGAATTTCATCCCGTCAAACCTGCTGAAGATTCCGACCCCTTGGAATTTTCCCTGGGCGAATTCACCCTCATACCTGTTGATCAGAAACGGTGTTGTTTTCCACATAACTAGTCTCACTGTGTCACTGCCAACACGTTCATCTCAGTTTAAGTAGGTAAGTATTTTGAATCTGATCACATGTTCACTCACCTGGATCCGTCGGGAAAGACTAACACCCCTGATCCGTGGAACAGGCCATTCTCAAAGTGACCTTTATAACAGGTGCCATCAGCAAACTTCAGCTCGCCCTTACCGTGCCTCCGACCTGCACAGCAAAAACACtgctttttaaatgaacattgaGTTTTCATCCAACAGACTAATTCCATGGACTGCTCCCTTGTGTGTTAATGGCTCTGATAATTAGTGCTATAATTAGAATGTCATTCCTACTTGAGATCACACCTGCATGTATTACATAAGCAGTTTGGATCATT is from Labeo rohita strain BAU-BD-2019 chromosome 13, IGBB_LRoh.1.0, whole genome shotgun sequence and encodes:
- the ankrd2 gene encoding ankyrin repeat domain-containing protein 2; the encoded protein is MDENILWATAVVDRRAAFDKRQEKRRARAQKLGILIVDASSVVVEGGNESVNQSVANIQAEERVRKISSDLRREIVDLGGAENIIELRTKKNIKNKTAASKHLMDIPVGPVEPDEFLKAAAHGKMEVVEKFLEDGGDPNTCDEFRKTALHRAALENHAKIVEKLLDKGADINFKDRLDCRAVHWACRGGSLSALKVLQDRGANINARDKLLSSPLHVATRTGHSDVVQHLLTSGININAKDWEGDTALHDAVRLNRYKIVKLLILAGADMQIKNVEGVTATKQVKQWQFDTKETLEKLEQMREVGLA
- the morn4 gene encoding MORN repeat-containing protein 4, with amino-acid sequence MTLTRGSFTYSSGEEYTGEWKEGRRHGKGELKFADGTCYKGHFENGLFHGSGVLVFPDGSRYEGEFAQGKFQGVGIFSRFDGMKFEGEFKSGRVEGHGLLTFPDGSHGAPRNEGVFENNKLLKREKCQAVVQRAKNSASTARGLSV